tttaaaataaacttgaAAACATGCTTTGTTACAGCCACCACAAACACAATAAGGAAGAGGTATATAATTCTTTAGTTCTTCCCAAACGCCATTCAACTCAGTGAAGTAAGAGTAACAAATTTGTTACCTTgaactataatatataaagatgTTGCAAATGGAAAATTCTTGAGTCATCCGGTTGAGAAAACCTCTGATTCAATTTTCCCAGATTTGAGCAGCTTCTTCCATGTAAAACACAGTTGAAGCTATGGGAGATGATATCGAACGAAAAAGCCAGGCAACAATGAGATTGTTACAACATATCCAGGCTAAGTACTTTGAATCTTCAGGCAATGGTTTCTTGATAGAGCCGTCAAGAAATCCTTTTTTATTGCGGATAGAAACTGCTAGCACGAAAGACCTCTTCCAAGAAGAGAAATTCATTGAAGTAAACTctagagaaaaaataataaagctaTAGTTTTCAGTATGATGGAGATAATATGGTAATGAAGGATCGTCAATAAGTGAAACAGCATTACCACATTCTACCATTGTTGAAACAGGAAGCAATGGTAGGTGCTTTCACTCTGCTTTTTAGTTCGACATTCCCTTTTGCTTTATCTTCCGAGTACAGGCTTAGATTTAAATCCTTCTTGTGTGGGATGTGATTGACCTAGCGaaagaagaaatcaaagaCTAACAGAGGGATGTGAGATTTGAGTGAATGAAATGTAACCGTCATGCTCCTAGCTCTTCTCGAGATGCTCTGATATCATATTACTAAACAAAAATGTATTATGGAAAAAGTGTATTGATTAATCAAGAAGGAAGTTacaaaacaatatatatacaagCTCAAGTTGACAGTAGTAACTACCAAGCTTAACTAACTATAAATACTCCTCTCTCATTGGTTGAGAGAATAACAACTTTGACTAACAAAATCTGAGCTCCTGTACTCTATAGCTCATTGTAGTTGCACCTCAACTGTTGTATCTCATCTTGATGTAGTTGTGCACATCACACATTCtcataagaagaaaagataaagaagtTGCTTCTTGAGAATTTGTATGGAATTGAATGGAAATTGTGGTTGAAGGAGATATGAGATTCTCTATCTTATTTTGGTGTCttatttcaataaattattctatAAGCTAATATTTTATCCAATTCCTTAGCTCATATGGGTTGTTgtacaatttattaattattatatttaaggGAAAAGGCTCAAATTTTCCCCTAACGTATAATCACTGGTTCAGATTGGCCCtccaagttttttttttagccaGTTGCACACAATATCTCGCCAAATGGAGTTCTTAAGCCCCTCTTTAGAACGGAGCTGAAGAACGTTaagttcaaaatatataacggatcaaaatatatctctctctTGTTCAGAACAACAAGAAGTCAAATGAAGCCCTAATCCAACGGTTAATAATCACTCTTCcttttataaacaaaaaataaaatattaaaaataaaatatctcacaattcttttctttctctctctctctctctctttctctctctctttataCAAAGAAATGGAACCTAACGATACCAAACACCACCATCACCTCAGCTCCTCCTCTTACCTTACCACCTCCACCACTCTAGCTCCGGCCACCACAACTCCTTCTCTGGCCAATGGCCTTCTCCCGCCGCCACCTCATGATACTAGCGGTGGTGGAGGGACTCATATGGTGTATCCACACTCAGTGGGTCCATCAACGGTGGCGGTGAGTAATGCGCCGGTGGAGTCTCCTAGAAGGAAGCGTGGACGGCCTAGAAAGTATGGCACGCCAGAGCAAGCATTAGCGACGAAGAAAACGACATCGTCTTCCTCGAATGCAGTTGTTGttagagaaagaagagaagttGTTGCGGCTTATTCTCCTTCTTATTCAGGCTCTTCTTCAAGAAAGTCTCAACAGTTGTTTGCTCTTGGTGGGTCCCATTTAATCCTTTCCTAGTTATTTTGTGAATTTACTTTCTTTAGAAGATTTTTACTACTTCAAGATTGCACTTAAGcgaaaatttttttatctttcttggTTGGTTAATTGTGAATTTAGTTCAGTGTTTTATGTTTCCTTGGAAAATTGAGAACTCCgttatatattttgaacttAACGTTCTTCAGCTCCGTTCTAAAGAGGGGCTTAAAAACTCCGTTTGAAGAGATATTATGTGCAACTGGCTAAAAGAAAACTTGGAGGACCAATCTGAACCAGTGATTATACGTTAGGGGCAAATTTGAGCCTTTTTcctatatttaaataaagattaCTGATAGAGAAGATTATAAGTGCACTAAGATATCTCAACCAGAGCGATACCTCTATAACACAGTGAATacattcataaaatttaaaatataaatttaaaatattgattagAGATTTAAGTTTCCTTAGAGTAGATGCCAAAACAAGCAACATAATAATTTGATGAAAAGAAGAGgatttttattaagctttaGATTTTCAACCATTTGGATACAAGTATAGTTAAAGCTTATGGAGACAATGCATACTCTAGtgcctaatttattttttaaacatcattttttaatttttaaattcttaaacttATGAATTCTTAATAGGAAttgttgaatttctttttttttattcaaccTAAAATGTAATGgactaaaatataagataCAATATGAAGATTAAAgtatatatatgcataatgCCTAATTCATGTTTTAAACatcattttttaatctttaaattcttaaatttatgaattcttacaagaaattgttgaatttttattttgtatttattcaACCTAAAATGTAAtggactaaaatataaaatacaatatgaagattaaagtatatatatgcataattTAAGACCTATTTAATAGTCGATAAAACTTAGTTTTGGAAGCATAATTCATGAGAGCAAAATTAGTTGGTGGTATGGGGTTTCGTAGGTATAAATGCTTTAATCAAGCTTTCTTCGCCAATCAAGCTTGGAGgaaaatttataatctaaatGTCCTATGTGTTAAGTTGCTTAAGGCAGATATTATTTTCACAGTACTTTCTTAGAAGCTAGTAAGGATGCTCTCTAACTTGGGATTCCGTAGATAGTTAGTATGTTAGGTCAAAGGAAATGAGGAAACCATTTTTATAAAGTGGAAAATGAACCATCAAATCTTAAAGAAGGGAGGTCTCGAAATTTCAACCTCTAGCATTAAATATTTGGCCATCAAAGGTGGTTTatgaatgaaaaatttattaaaaaaaaaaatttctttcctAAGTTATCGGTTCAACTCTTTGCTAGAAACTTCCTGTCTAGCCAAGTTATAGCTTGTGGACAATTCATGGCTTCCAATcctcttttaaattttaaaattcagtCATTAAGTGTTAGTACTATTGTTTAAAGTTTCATAAACCAGAGATACTGATGTAAGTTCTTTCCTTCTGAATCATATAGATTCATACATAACCAGAGATTGAAATATGGAGCTACTTAGGACCTATTCTCAGCAAAGAGCGTGAAGATAATCtttcatatttaattctaTAGGTCTTCCTAATGTAAAATGATCTTTAATTTAGAATATCTAGTTAATACTGGAAATTTCTTGAAGGAAATCTGtaacaccccaactcaaacttatcattgaatatatatatatatatatatataactttataaacataatttactacttagttacaatatacattcatacaatttaagtggcatgacatacttaatatatataagaaatatttatacagtagtttaattcacacaagtttccaaaatgccccaatgctttagataactcctctggcccacctgataatattgactaatgcaaagagagcaatgcacagctaaggttatctacaactgcactaacctgaaaaaaaaaatttgctaaggaatgagctagcgactcaataagcatttaatttactaaactatatcatattaggctagaattatcaaatctttatcaatacagaaaattataccaacacttaactaacaatcacaaaatcaactatttcagttattctcataaacatataatttcatctcacgtaatgcaaataatctcaaactcaaccaagtcaaataattcaattccacattatttctatcaaattaggatcagatgactcatccttacatttcctcacatttttaaatttcagtaaccacttgacaagactattTGCCCGGCtcagtcttgccatctcacatactcgggtagctatccgcCTGGCTCAGCTTttccgatcacacaatatccatacaaaagtcatcaatccttaatcacaatcatttcacttcacaacacatcacaatcaattcacttcacaacacatcacaatcaattcactttataacaagccaaaaacataactaatatcaactcagtcaaccaagaaattatcaagtaatcaaacaacagtccctactcaatatacacaaagtttagtctattaaatacttaccaaaagttataggataataaattaatcctattctttttcttttaccacttccttgcctttggatgaacctattcacatattcaatacaaatacaattcaatcacaaggcataaatatatatatatatttactatcaataaaatatcacatttcaacaaaataacatatattctagatattaatatgatgcatgagatgaatgacaacaaatcaacatatttgttgatgaaggcagcttgtaggtactgacttagaaattacaccaaaacttatataaaattaataaaaatcttatattttttagaattacacttccatttttatagaaaccatagcagaaagaatcacttcaaaatcattagtatagaaatagttacggcattttctatacagctgctcaaatttccatctaaacagaacagcaaaaagtttcctattaaatgacaAATCAAACgaatgaattttctgatgaaactctccagatataaagttaacattctaaagtttatatagacactaattttactcaatttggacttctctagctcaagttgtgaaacacaaaattagcaacaaatttctgaatcctaagcccgatttctgcttaaaacagtttcgggcaggccatattaagtttaacatatctcacgttatactcaaccaaaaattatgaaatttttcagatatatactagatatataaatgaacaaatttcatgtttaactctctgTTTGGTTCAGCCTttaaatgcctcaaaatgtcagcacaaaaaccaggtcacctgctaaaccaaaaacagagcagcagcaaaatcgaacctcataagttcctactcactcaacaatctgcaaaaccattttacagagatattcttgagacatatacctacaactttcatgtttgaaaattttcgagataaagcctctaaggttacgaaatcataagtgaaaaatctgcccagaaatttcagcttcaagatcacaagtaaaagcatgtttactcttgattaaacaattccaaaacacataatcatcaacaatttcatatcattaaccctaatctacagcaaaatcaagcaattaaaattactcacctttgttttccttgattaagaaagcccaaatctttcaagcttaaaagaagaatttgaaagcccaaatctttcaagcttaaaagaagaatttgattttcacttactaaaagttttgtagagtttgatttggaaaatcaaagttgaagaaggaaatgagaaaaatgagagagacaaagaagaaaaagaaattggaaagcatacgtagataagaacaaatgaaagaggtggtatattggtgtagaaataggcaaattacaatttattatctttctttctaactttccaatttagttcaaaatcattacttttcaattaaatcaatatgtaactaaataatttatttatctaccacataatataataaaatagatcatatataatcatgatgcaaatgacatatttaatgacatgctaatgaatattaattattaataaaaataaaataaatttggttgtgacaaAATCAGCTTATCTCCCATCACAAATCCCAGTATTAGTAGCTTTAAGCATTTTCAGCAGCCTCTCACTTTCTCCTTACCTTGAATCAGTTCTAGAAAATACGTGCTCCCCTTAAAAGGAAAGTTCTTCTTTTGAAGGGTGCCTAACAATTCTATTGCTTGTCTTAATAATCTAAAATGATTATCTAACCATGGTTGTCAGTTCctcttttatttatgaagCTAAGACCATTGAGTATCTATTCTTCACGTGCCCCCCATTCAAGAACTAGTTTCCAATCCTTCAACACCTGATGGACCAAAGTCCTTCATCTTGTGAAACATAAAATCTAATAAGGTTGTCTTTCTCCAATATACATatacaaattctttttacttcAGAACATTTGGAAAAATCAGGAATGAGGTTGTTTTGTAGGGCAACAAACATGTCTCCATTTCAGTTTATAGATAACTAGATATGGTCTTAAAAAAGGTTGTAGAATGAATTTAAGAAGTGTAATTTGGTAACTTTTCAAGCCTTCCATTAGCCCCCTATTCCTCAATCCTGGTCTCTCTCCACTCAGGACCATTgtactatattttttttaatgtagcATGGGCACAGGACCCTTATCGTTCCTGTATATAAATTAAGAGAACATTCTACGATtactttgttttaaaaaaaaaaagtatccacattttattttaaacaatcaatagaattataacaaataacttttttatacaattttaaaaaaaaattaatcttgaTTATCTGTAATTATAAGCTACCAATTTATAATGGGATTTACTAAagtaacataaaataattttaaaaattcatactctcttaaaatttataaaaaattagtataacttgtgaaaaatatatgaagaaTATCGCCATTCGCAATTACGAAAAGTTCTggtatttttcatttaattttttataaatcactaaatttcataaaaagtaataactttctcataattttatttatttttcacaaCTACTAACacttataaaaaaactagtataaattgtaaaaggatatgaaaaatattatcatttttcgtagtttaacaataaattagtatttttcataaatttgctaagttttcataaatcattaaaattcacaaaattatcatttttcatgatattattcattttcttgcaactagtaataattatgaaaagttAGTATAATTtgctaaaaaatatgaaaaaatttatttttcgtAATTTAGCAGTAAATTTCgtgattatgaaaaaattagtatttttataaatttatcaattttcttataaataattaaattttacaaaagtaatcagttttttgttatattatcCAATTTTTCGCAACTAGTAAAATTACAGagaattagtataatttacgaaaaaatataaaatagattattATCTTTCATAATTTAGCAATAAATTTTACGATTACGaaaattttagttgttttcataaatttatcaattttttcataaattataaaatttaacaaaaataattatttttttgtaataccATTCATTATTTTACAACTAGTAACACTTATGAAGTTATAATTTgcaaagaataaaatttatcttttttcataatttagaaatatattttgtgattataaaaaatttaatattttaataaaattataaaagaattcaacagattttgattataaaatttaattaacaagATTTAATGTAATTAcagatttataatatttaaaacaaaatgatttaactttattttaaacaaagtAATCATGGAACTCACCTAAATTAAAATGCCTCTTATTccagttttttttatatggataaacaaataaatatatatataaatatataatatattattatattcacttTGGCAGACTAAGAGTAAATTATGTCGAGCGTGAGGGCTTTTCTTGTAATTCAATATTTGAACATTTCACACTTTAATTTCCGGACGATAACTCGAATTTTTATCGTTTTGACTAAACGAACCCTCAATCGAAGCTAAACGACAGTCGGGAGCAGATGAAATTTGTAaagcaatttttcttttttcctctttgcAAAATCGCAATtggttttaaaatttcttcGTTAACCGCCCTCTTCAATTACAAGTCATTTCTAAATTAAGTCATATTGTTAATAGGAATGATTAGATTAAATTTTGGACACAGCccataaaagataataacacaaagcttaaagaaaaattctgtTAAACCCTAATGGATAAACCCCAAATTTTGCCCCAGAAAACCCCAATTCATTTCCCTCACCGCCCTAAACCTCATCTTAAAAGCCAAACTTACACTAATTTAGTTCGAATTATATCTGAATGCTATAATCATCCTCATCTCTGTAAAATCCCCCCAAGTATTTCACAGGAACTAATACCAGGTAATTTAATCGAAAATTCCATTCAGTTCCCGCCTTTTtccaattcaatttttattttataggttcagttgttgttttcttgatATTTCAGTCGAATTCTGTATTGGGTGCGGAGAGTTTTGAATTCCAGTTGAAAAATGTTGTGtgttctaatttttaattgaatataagatcaaaagtttttcttttgatacCTGTTCTCTTTTCCTTGCGCAAATTGTTgttattcttgaatttttttcaattctcGCATTCGCTTACTGAGAATTTCGAATCCTAGTTGAAAAGGTTGTCTGCTTTGTAATGTTAAATTGAACTTAAGAGTAGAAATCTTGATGCTTTTACAGTTTGAACAGTAATTATGTTTACTATTAACTTCTTGTTGGTttcagttttttatttttatttttatttgtattttattaatgctAAAGTTTGCTGCTTTTGGTTGAAGCTTATGATAGCAATGAACCAAGGGAAGCATCTGCAAGACAGGTGCTTGAGCAAAGTGAACTGGTTACACCTGATGGCACTGATCATAATTATTCTGTGGCTCAAAATAATTTGTCAACTGATGAGAATGTTAAAGCTATTGGGCTCCAGGATGGAGGGTTTAGTGATACTCAAGCTGTGATTTATGAGATTGAAAACATCATGGgaatagaagaagatgaaaacACATTTAAAGAAAAGGACACATCAGATAATGATGGCAGTGGTGGAAGTGGTGTGGATGATAAAGAATTTGGGCAGTTGCAACAGGTGCTAATGGATGAGCTAGAGCATGTAATGAAAGGAAGTGAAGATGTTGTTCATGATAACAATTGTAATTTTTCAACCTTCTTGTTGGATGAGAATCGGTGTGGTGCTGACAAAGAACGTGCTAGTCAAAATACATGTGAACTTATTGAGTTGTCAGTAGATAAGAGTATGGATTGTAAAGTTTTACATATAAGTGAGAATAATGAGGAGAAAAATCCCTCTCCGAGAACTAACTTGTTGGAAGTCAGTCATGAAATGCAgcaaaaagaaatggaatcaGGAAAATCAGTCTGTGCTAATGATGCAGCAGATTCTTCTAATATGATTGAAGATGGTAAAATGGAAGAAGGAGAAATTGCCGGTGAGTTTGAGGTCGATGAAAGATTAGATGATATGCCTCTTAAAGATTCTGCATTGCCTCTGGAGCAGAATAAGCAACTTTCTGAAGAGTTTGTTGATAAAAACAAGTTCCCTTCAAATGACAAGAGAAAATCAGATAGAAAAGATCCTGGTTCCCTTTGCATGACAGTGGATATGATGAATGTTACTGATAAGAAAGGAATTGAAGCCAAAGATGTTAGAAATCAGATGGCTTGTAAACGCAAGGTTGTTGTTTATGAAGATTCTATATTAGCTCAAGAGCCAAATGAGtataagaaacaaaagaaaggtcATGAAACTAAGGAACGAAATAAAGGCAGCggagacaaagaaaaaaagaaaggtaatATTGGTTGTCCAATGATCTGCTCTAATAACTCGGCCTTGTCTGCCAAAAAATTAGATCAAGGTGCAACTGGAAGCCAAGGAATTACATGTAAAGAAAAGGTATGGTTCTTCTTGCAATTTTCGttagtttttattcttaaattgTTTCCCAGTCAGTGTGAAATTTATTGATAAGCTGTGTCGGTTTGAAACATTATCTTTCTTAAAACAAGAACTCTTTTTTCTGCTTTTGCTA
The nucleotide sequence above comes from Ricinus communis isolate WT05 ecotype wild-type chromosome 6, ASM1957865v1, whole genome shotgun sequence. Encoded proteins:
- the LOC107261518 gene encoding uncharacterized protein LOC107261518 translates to MVECGNAVSLIDDPSLPYYLHHTENYSFIIFSLEFTSMNFSSWKRSFVLAVSIRNKKGFLDGSIKKPLPEDSKYLAWICCNNLIVAWLFRSISSPIASTVFYMEEAAQIWEN
- the LOC125370300 gene encoding AT-hook motif nuclear-localized protein 14-like → MEPNDTKHHHHLSSSSYLTTSTTLAPATTTPSLANGLLPPPPHDTSGGGGTHMVYPHSVGPSTVAVSNAPVESPRRKRGRPRKYGTPEQALATKKTTSSSSNAVVVRERREVVAAYSPSYSGSSSRKSQQLFALGGSHLILS